In a genomic window of Nocardia fluminea:
- a CDS encoding ArsR/SmtB family transcription factor produces the protein MEDLVDRLEELERRVAALESAQPEHAQLPWAVARLRQEFADAGKRTGGVLLAGALQLPTGERFDWQAQYPTDAIVGDVWTIEAANCLAALADPVRLRLLQEIVYGRRTAADLAAIAELGTSPEIYQHLRQLAAVGWLQTAGLGRFEVPEGRLVPLLAVLAAAQR, from the coding sequence GTGGAGGATCTGGTCGACCGACTCGAAGAACTGGAACGTCGCGTTGCCGCGCTGGAGAGCGCGCAGCCCGAGCACGCGCAGCTACCGTGGGCCGTGGCACGCCTGCGGCAGGAATTCGCCGACGCGGGCAAACGCACCGGCGGCGTGTTGCTGGCGGGCGCGTTGCAATTGCCCACCGGTGAGCGTTTCGATTGGCAGGCCCAGTACCCCACCGATGCCATCGTCGGTGATGTCTGGACCATCGAGGCCGCCAATTGCCTTGCCGCTCTTGCCGATCCGGTTCGTCTGCGACTGCTGCAGGAAATCGTCTACGGGCGCAGAACCGCCGCCGATCTCGCCGCCATCGCGGAACTGGGCACCTCACCGGAGATCTACCAGCACCTGCGCCAGCTGGCTGCCGTCGGCTGGTTGCAGACCGCCGGACTCGGCCGTTTCGAGGTGCCCGAGGGCAGGCTGGTGCCGCTGCTCGCGGTACTGGCGGCGGCCCAGCGCTGA
- a CDS encoding PIN domain-containing protein, with translation MSVADHTALTSLALSPLFGQVIMRQFTQQRRILVVPTVSLMAAMRAVDNIDELGRLLDNRVAVRWAELDAATAIRIGTTVPIADDHLDWPLIAPVVFTAQNLDMPVLTAKPELYRGYKVEIANMP, from the coding sequence GTGAGCGTCGCCGATCACACCGCGCTCACCTCGCTGGCGCTGTCGCCGCTGTTCGGGCAGGTGATCATGCGCCAGTTCACCCAGCAGCGCCGAATCCTGGTGGTACCCACCGTGAGCCTGATGGCCGCGATGCGCGCCGTCGACAACATCGACGAACTCGGGCGCCTGCTCGACAATCGCGTCGCCGTGCGCTGGGCCGAACTCGACGCCGCCACCGCGATCCGCATCGGCACCACGGTGCCGATCGCCGACGACCATCTCGACTGGCCGCTGATCGCGCCCGTGGTGTTCACCGCGCAGAATCTGGACATGCCGGTGCTCACCGCCAAACCCGAGCTCTATCGCGGCTACAAAGTGGAGATCGCGAACATGCCGTGA
- a CDS encoding type II toxin-antitoxin system Phd/YefM family antitoxin, giving the protein MADYDSVPLTELRGQLGSVFDGVSASGRPVIVTREGKELVAVVPAEVLRHAALPPAYFNDDLREQILGTLDARITQHSAADIAEAQAKLSKLMGALDSRQ; this is encoded by the coding sequence ATGGCCGATTACGACAGTGTGCCGCTGACCGAGTTACGTGGTCAGCTCGGCAGTGTTTTCGACGGGGTGTCCGCGAGCGGACGGCCGGTGATCGTGACGCGGGAGGGGAAAGAATTGGTCGCGGTGGTACCCGCTGAGGTGTTGCGCCACGCGGCGCTGCCGCCCGCGTACTTCAACGATGATCTACGCGAACAGATCCTGGGCACGCTCGACGCCAGGATCACCCAGCATTCCGCGGCGGACATCGCCGAGGCGCAAGCCAAACTGAGCAAGCTGATGGGCGCGCTGGACAGTCGCCAGTGA
- a CDS encoding AurF N-oxygenase family protein: protein MLSTIKNTATDPEYHEILRNLSEGSVNRHFDPYVDIDWDSPEFAVHSDDPRWIMPDEDPLGRHPWYKAQPIEKQIAIGMWRQAGIAKVGLDFEQLLIRGLMQYLVSVPNGDPEFRYITHEAAEECNHTMMFQEMINRIGYRDVIGMGTIDRKLTMAIWPAVKYFPELFFTMILGGEEPIDHLQKSLLRAGVDLHPMVQRVMQIHVAEEARHISFAHEYLRRNVPGMNPITKSVLSVAFPIAMRVMLDMIMTPPKEFVEKFDIPAEVMREAYWGSDESQTTMRNIFGDVRALATNSGLMNPVAKLTWRLLGIDGPVTRYRSEPARKVA from the coding sequence ATGCTGTCGACAATCAAGAACACCGCCACCGATCCCGAATACCACGAGATCCTGCGCAACCTGTCCGAAGGTTCGGTCAACCGGCACTTCGACCCCTACGTCGATATCGACTGGGACTCCCCCGAGTTCGCCGTGCACAGCGACGATCCGCGCTGGATCATGCCCGACGAGGACCCGCTGGGCCGCCACCCCTGGTACAAGGCGCAGCCGATCGAGAAGCAGATCGCCATCGGCATGTGGCGCCAGGCCGGCATCGCCAAGGTGGGCCTGGACTTCGAGCAGTTGCTGATCCGCGGGCTGATGCAGTACCTGGTGTCGGTCCCCAACGGCGACCCGGAATTCCGGTACATCACGCACGAGGCTGCCGAAGAGTGCAACCACACGATGATGTTCCAGGAGATGATCAACCGCATCGGCTACCGCGATGTGATCGGCATGGGCACCATCGATCGCAAGCTCACCATGGCCATCTGGCCCGCGGTGAAGTACTTCCCCGAACTGTTCTTCACGATGATCCTCGGCGGCGAGGAGCCGATCGACCACCTGCAGAAGTCGCTGCTGCGCGCGGGCGTCGATCTGCACCCGATGGTGCAGCGGGTGATGCAGATCCACGTGGCCGAGGAGGCCAGGCACATCTCCTTCGCCCACGAGTACCTGCGACGGAACGTGCCCGGCATGAACCCGATCACGAAATCGGTTCTCTCCGTGGCCTTCCCGATCGCGATGCGGGTGATGCTCGACATGATCATGACCCCGCCCAAGGAATTCGTCGAGAAGTTCGACATCCCGGCGGAGGTCATGCGCGAGGCCTACTGGGGCAGCGACGAATCGCAGACCACGATGCGCAACATCTTCGGTGACGTGCGCGCCCTCGCCACCAACAGCGGCCTGATGAACCCGGTCGCCAAGCTGACCTGGCGCCTGCTCGGCATCGACGGCCCGGTCACCCGCTACCGCAGCGAACCGGCCCGCAAGGTCGCCTGA
- a CDS encoding DUF5996 family protein produces the protein MPRSTPAKAVWPALRVEDWSDTRDTLHMWSQIIGKLTMAGTPLVNHWWNVTFAISARGLATGAIPVDGRLLDIEFDFVDHELVLRSSDGRRATIALRPRTVADFYAELGHVLGRLDIVVDIEASPNEVDPAIPFAEDTTHHSYDADAVHLFWQQLVQIERVFQFWRAGFAGKSSPVQFFWGSFDLACTRFSGRPAPLHPGGAPNCADWVMEEAYSRECASAGFWPGGAEGTFYAYSYPAPDGYSARPAGPDGAQWDNTLGEFVLPYDVVRESADPDATLLHFLDTTYASAADLAHWDRPLLDVDPHRLDRRLHLDDTTAL, from the coding sequence ATGCCACGTTCCACTCCCGCCAAGGCTGTCTGGCCTGCCCTGCGCGTCGAGGACTGGTCCGACACTCGCGACACCCTGCACATGTGGTCACAGATCATCGGCAAACTGACGATGGCGGGCACGCCGCTGGTCAACCACTGGTGGAATGTCACGTTCGCGATCAGCGCGCGGGGCCTGGCGACCGGCGCGATCCCCGTCGACGGCCGACTGCTCGACATCGAATTCGATTTCGTCGACCACGAACTCGTCCTGCGCAGCAGCGACGGCCGCCGGGCCACCATCGCCCTGCGGCCGCGCACGGTGGCCGACTTCTACGCCGAACTCGGCCATGTGCTCGGTCGCCTCGACATCGTGGTCGATATCGAAGCCTCACCCAACGAGGTCGACCCGGCCATCCCCTTCGCCGAGGACACCACCCACCACTCCTACGACGCGGACGCTGTGCACCTGTTCTGGCAACAGCTCGTCCAGATCGAGCGCGTATTCCAGTTCTGGCGCGCCGGTTTCGCCGGGAAATCCAGTCCGGTGCAATTCTTCTGGGGCTCGTTCGACCTGGCCTGCACCCGCTTCTCCGGGCGCCCCGCGCCCCTGCACCCCGGCGGCGCACCCAATTGCGCCGATTGGGTGATGGAGGAGGCCTACTCGCGCGAATGCGCGAGCGCGGGCTTCTGGCCGGGTGGCGCCGAAGGCACCTTCTACGCCTATTCCTACCCGGCGCCGGACGGTTACTCCGCTCGTCCCGCGGGACCCGACGGCGCCCAATGGGACAACACCCTCGGCGAATTCGTCCTGCCCTACGACGTGGTCCGCGAATCCGCCGACCCCGACGCCACTCTCCTGCATTTCCTCGACACCACCTACGCCTCCGCCGCCGACCTGGCCCATTGGGACCGTCCGCTCCTCGACGTCGATCCCCACCGCCTCGATCGACGACTGCACCTCGACGACACGACGGCGCTCTGA
- a CDS encoding TIGR03617 family F420-dependent LLM class oxidoreductase, translating to MKIDTTLTGGLATMGKAAAAAEAAGYAGIWTFEGAHDPFLPLLLAAEHTERVELGTSIAVAFARNPLLLATIAWDLQAYSRGRFVLGLGSQIRAHITRRYSMPWSRPADRMRDMVLAVRAIWASWEQGGRLDYQGEFYQHTLMPPLFRPSAEEVAGFGPPPIYLAGVGPGMTAVAGEVADGFMSHPFCTPTFLREVTLPALAQGAERARKPLGDIVIHHSAMVATGRSASELAAARQAIRKQLAFYGSTPAYWPILQLHDRAELGPRLKAMSKNGEWDRMADLVDDDFLDAVAITATDPARAAAQLHERYDGLVERLGFNTPYRVDAALLTDLLREM from the coding sequence TTGAAGATCGACACAACGCTGACCGGCGGGCTCGCCACGATGGGTAAGGCCGCCGCCGCCGCGGAGGCCGCGGGGTACGCGGGCATCTGGACGTTCGAAGGGGCCCACGACCCGTTCTTGCCGCTATTGCTCGCCGCCGAGCACACGGAGCGGGTCGAGTTGGGGACCTCGATCGCGGTGGCGTTCGCCCGAAACCCACTGTTGCTGGCCACCATCGCCTGGGATCTGCAGGCCTACTCCCGCGGACGGTTCGTTCTCGGCCTCGGTAGCCAGATCCGCGCGCACATCACCCGGCGCTACTCCATGCCGTGGAGCCGACCGGCCGACCGGATGCGCGACATGGTGCTGGCGGTGCGCGCCATCTGGGCGAGCTGGGAGCAGGGCGGGCGGCTCGACTACCAGGGCGAGTTCTATCAGCACACTTTGATGCCGCCGCTGTTTCGCCCCTCGGCCGAGGAGGTGGCCGGCTTCGGCCCGCCGCCGATCTATCTCGCGGGGGTGGGGCCGGGGATGACCGCGGTCGCCGGGGAGGTCGCCGACGGATTCATGTCGCACCCGTTCTGCACTCCGACATTTCTGCGCGAGGTGACCCTGCCCGCCCTGGCACAGGGTGCGGAGCGCGCGCGGAAGCCTCTGGGCGACATCGTGATCCACCACTCGGCGATGGTCGCGACAGGCAGATCCGCGAGCGAACTCGCTGCGGCGAGGCAGGCCATCCGAAAGCAGCTGGCGTTCTATGGATCGACACCGGCCTACTGGCCGATTCTCCAGCTGCACGATCGGGCCGAACTCGGGCCCCGCCTGAAAGCGATGTCCAAGAACGGGGAATGGGATCGGATGGCCGACCTCGTCGACGACGATTTCCTCGACGCCGTCGCGATCACCGCCACCGACCCGGCGCGCGCGGCGGCGCAACTGCACGAGCGCTACGACGGACTCGTCGAGCGGCTCGGATTCAATACGCCCTACCGGGTGGACGCCGCGCTACTGACGGACCTGTTGCGCGAGATGTGA
- a CDS encoding DUF1206 domain-containing protein, translating into MEAVARFGFVARGVAYVVLGILAFMLAIGTAEHEPDAGGALAAIAAKPLGYLLLWILVFGFAALAVWRAVQVASAGRTYSGGHRAYAVISGIVYALAFWGTLRFVMHGRTPTPSDAVARDLTGRILSWEGGQVVVLLIGIAILAFGIWQTVRGLRLDFAEDLRMGWMTHGMREAAIWLGRIGYLARGAIVISIGFAAMVAAVNYDAAAAKGVDAVLHDFAGNPFGPWLLMLIAVGLIAFGGLSFLEAKHRRTYGGVPV; encoded by the coding sequence GTGGAAGCAGTCGCCCGTTTCGGTTTCGTCGCGCGTGGCGTCGCCTACGTCGTGCTCGGCATTCTCGCTTTCATGCTGGCGATCGGAACGGCCGAGCACGAGCCGGATGCCGGTGGGGCGCTGGCCGCGATCGCCGCGAAGCCGCTGGGTTACCTGCTGCTGTGGATTCTCGTGTTCGGCTTCGCCGCGCTGGCCGTGTGGCGCGCGGTGCAAGTGGCCAGTGCGGGGCGGACGTATTCGGGCGGACACCGCGCCTATGCCGTGATCTCCGGGATCGTCTATGCCCTGGCCTTCTGGGGCACCCTGCGGTTCGTGATGCACGGGCGCACGCCGACGCCGAGCGACGCGGTCGCCCGCGATCTGACCGGCCGCATCCTGAGCTGGGAGGGCGGGCAGGTGGTCGTGCTGCTGATCGGTATCGCCATCCTGGCCTTCGGCATCTGGCAGACGGTGCGCGGTCTGCGCCTCGACTTCGCCGAGGATCTTCGGATGGGCTGGATGACGCACGGTATGCGGGAGGCCGCGATCTGGTTGGGCCGGATCGGCTATCTCGCTCGGGGCGCGATCGTGATCAGCATCGGTTTCGCCGCCATGGTCGCAGCGGTCAACTACGACGCCGCGGCCGCCAAGGGTGTCGACGCGGTACTGCACGATTTCGCCGGAAATCCTTTCGGCCCTTGGCTGCTCATGCTGATCGCGGTCGGCCTCATCGCCTTCGGCGGGCTGTCCTTCCTCGAGGCCAAGCACCGCAGGACCTACGGCGGCGTCCCGGTCTGA
- a CDS encoding acyl-CoA dehydrogenase family protein — MINLELPKKLKASANQAHQVASQIFRPISRKYDLAEHEYPVELDTMAAMIEGLADSGTQKIGGAAGGRNDEADADLTANANGGNMSALLNSLETSWGDVGLMLTIPYQGLGNAAIAAVATDEQLSRFGKVWAAMAITEPSFGSDSAAVTTTAVLDGDEWVLNGEKIFVTCGQRATHIVVWASVDKSLGRAAIKSFVVPRDAPGLSVARLEHKLGIKASDTAVLLLQDCRIPADNILGSPEVNVEKGFAGVMQTFDNTRPLVAAMAVGVTRAALEELRSVLTEAGVEISYDTPAMNQSAAAAEFLRMEADYESAYLLSLRAAWMADNKKPNSLEASMSKAKAGRTGTDVTLKAVELAGTIGYSQRTLLEKWARDSKILDIFEGTQQIQQLIVARRVLGKTSAELK, encoded by the coding sequence ATGATCAATCTCGAACTCCCCAAGAAGCTGAAGGCGAGCGCCAACCAGGCCCACCAGGTCGCCTCGCAGATCTTCCGTCCCATTTCCCGCAAGTACGACCTCGCCGAGCACGAGTACCCGGTCGAGCTCGACACGATGGCCGCCATGATCGAAGGGCTCGCCGACTCCGGCACCCAGAAGATCGGTGGCGCCGCCGGCGGCCGTAACGACGAGGCCGACGCGGATCTGACCGCGAATGCCAACGGCGGCAACATGTCCGCGCTGCTCAACTCCCTCGAGACCTCGTGGGGCGATGTCGGCCTGATGCTCACCATCCCCTACCAGGGACTGGGCAACGCCGCGATCGCCGCCGTCGCGACCGACGAGCAGCTGTCGCGTTTCGGCAAGGTGTGGGCCGCGATGGCGATCACCGAGCCGTCCTTCGGTTCCGACTCGGCTGCGGTCACCACCACCGCTGTTCTCGACGGCGACGAGTGGGTGCTCAACGGCGAGAAGATCTTCGTCACCTGCGGTCAGCGCGCCACCCACATCGTGGTGTGGGCCTCGGTCGACAAGAGCCTGGGTCGCGCCGCGATCAAGTCCTTCGTCGTCCCGCGCGACGCTCCGGGCCTGTCGGTGGCACGGCTCGAGCACAAGCTCGGCATCAAGGCCTCCGACACCGCGGTGCTGCTGCTGCAAGATTGCCGCATCCCCGCCGACAACATCCTCGGCTCGCCGGAAGTCAACGTGGAGAAGGGTTTCGCGGGGGTCATGCAGACCTTCGACAACACCCGTCCCCTCGTGGCGGCCATGGCGGTCGGCGTCACCCGCGCCGCGCTCGAGGAACTGCGGAGTGTCCTCACCGAGGCGGGCGTCGAGATCTCCTACGACACCCCCGCGATGAACCAGTCCGCCGCGGCCGCCGAATTCCTGCGCATGGAAGCCGACTACGAGTCGGCCTACCTGCTCTCCCTGCGTGCCGCCTGGATGGCGGACAACAAGAAGCCGAACTCGCTCGAGGCCTCGATGTCCAAGGCCAAGGCGGGCCGCACCGGCACCGACGTCACCCTCAAGGCAGTGGAACTGGCCGGCACCATCGGCTACTCCCAGCGCACCCTGCTCGAGAAGTGGGCCCGCGACTCGAAGATCCTCGACATCTTCGAAGGCACCCAGCAGATCCAGCAGCTGATCGTGGCTCGCCGCGTGCTCGGAAAGACCAGCGCCGAGCTGAAGTGA
- a CDS encoding acyl-CoA dehydrogenase family protein translates to MMMSTRDSATKRRPNDTSAVGLSQPKRDWMGAAMRALTTITGSELAGKYNLRKPIERVTYEGTKTGFRTLGAATRTFAKVAGGGEPKRLVDNESKTKDYFDLTPSDEQQMIVETVRDFAGEILRPAAYDADNAAKAPRDLLERAAELGITLINVPEELEGAASERGAVTNSLVAEALAHGDMGLALPILAPSGVTVALSQWGTDAQQQTYLPAFTGESVPQASVVINEPRALFDPFALQTKAVRSPSGYKLNGVKSLVPAAADAELFIVAAELDGRPALFIVESDTAGLSVEADPSMGLRAAGLGRLILDNVAVGADAVLGDSDAKIRAAEYGDAVQLARLGWASLAIGTGQAVLDYVIPYVNEREAFGEPISHRQAVAFMVANMAIELDGLRLVTLRGASRAEQGLSFAREAALARKLATDKGMQIGLDGVQLLGGHGFTKEHPVERWYRDLRSVGVAEGIVLV, encoded by the coding sequence GTGATGATGAGCACTCGAGACAGCGCGACGAAGCGACGTCCGAACGACACGTCCGCGGTCGGTCTCAGCCAGCCCAAGCGGGACTGGATGGGCGCCGCGATGCGCGCTTTGACGACCATTACCGGGTCGGAGCTCGCGGGCAAGTACAACCTGCGCAAACCGATCGAGCGAGTCACCTACGAGGGCACCAAGACCGGGTTCCGTACCCTCGGCGCGGCCACTCGTACGTTCGCCAAGGTCGCCGGTGGCGGTGAGCCCAAGCGCCTGGTCGACAACGAGTCCAAGACCAAGGACTACTTCGATCTCACCCCGTCCGACGAGCAGCAGATGATCGTCGAGACGGTGCGTGATTTCGCGGGCGAGATCCTGCGCCCCGCGGCCTACGACGCCGACAACGCCGCCAAGGCACCGCGCGACCTGCTCGAGCGGGCCGCCGAACTCGGCATCACCCTGATCAACGTGCCCGAGGAGCTGGAAGGCGCGGCATCCGAGCGCGGCGCTGTCACCAACTCCCTGGTCGCCGAGGCGCTGGCGCACGGCGACATGGGTCTGGCGCTGCCGATCCTGGCGCCGAGCGGCGTCACCGTCGCCCTGTCGCAATGGGGCACCGACGCGCAGCAGCAGACCTACCTACCCGCCTTCACCGGCGAGAGCGTGCCGCAGGCGTCCGTGGTGATCAACGAGCCGCGCGCCCTGTTCGACCCGTTCGCGCTGCAGACCAAGGCCGTGCGCTCCCCCAGCGGCTACAAGCTCAACGGCGTGAAGAGCCTGGTCCCGGCCGCGGCAGACGCCGAACTGTTCATCGTGGCCGCCGAGCTCGACGGGCGACCCGCGCTGTTCATCGTCGAGTCCGACACCGCCGGGCTGTCCGTGGAAGCCGACCCGAGCATGGGTCTGCGCGCCGCGGGCCTCGGCCGGCTGATCCTGGACAACGTGGCCGTCGGCGCCGACGCCGTCCTCGGCGACAGCGACGCCAAGATCCGTGCCGCCGAATACGGCGACGCGGTGCAGCTCGCCCGGCTGGGCTGGGCCTCGCTGGCCATCGGTACCGGCCAGGCCGTGCTCGACTACGTGATCCCGTACGTGAACGAGCGTGAGGCGTTCGGCGAGCCGATCTCGCACCGTCAGGCGGTGGCCTTCATGGTCGCCAACATGGCGATCGAGCTCGACGGCCTGCGCCTGGTCACCCTGCGTGGTGCCTCGCGCGCCGAGCAGGGTCTGTCGTTCGCCCGTGAGGCGGCGCTGGCGCGCAAGCTGGCCACCGACAAGGGCATGCAGATCGGTCTGGACGGCGTGCAGCTGCTCGGCGGCCACGGCTTCACCAAGGAACACCCGGTCGAGCGGTGGTACCGCGACCTTCGTTCCGTCGGTGTCGCCGAAGGCATCGTGCTGGTCTAG